Genomic DNA from Vanrija pseudolonga chromosome 3, complete sequence:
AGGAGGAAATAGTCGCGGAGTGATGTGTCAaagcgctcctcgtcgtcgggaacgaggccgagcttgtcgaaGACGTCTCCAAGGTGCGCTGCAAGCCAGACGTCGAGCTGGTGGCAGCCCATCAGGGCCTTGACGATATCACCCTGGGTCAAAGCCGACTGAATGGAGTCCTCGAGAAGAGTCGAGTCGACTGGCAGTTCCCTCAGAATGCGCTTGAGAAGCCCAGGGAGGTCATCTCTTCGGAGACTGACATCGACAAGCACGCCCCAAGCGCCGAGGGCCTCTCGCCAGTCAGAGCTCTCCTCAaggacgcgctcgtgcttcccctccagcagctcctggACCGACCGGAAGTCGTCCTCCCATGAGGACCATTCGCTCGAGTACCCGGTGGCAGAGCTATCGAGCCAATgtccgcgaccgcgaccgccgaGGAACGAAGTAAACTCGGCGCGGAAACGAGCCAGCCACGCCTTGTGTGCAGTGGTGAACTGGTTGTCGAGAGGGTAGGCCGCCGTGTTGGTGGATCGGGGGAGCGACTGGACGTTGTTCGCAAGCAGAGTGCCTAGCTTGGCTAttggtgggtgtgggtggccCGAGAGGGTGCGGAGGAAGGTGGCAGCCGGCTCGAACAGTCCACGCAGGAGACAGCGAATAACAAACGGCCAGAAGAGCGGCTCGTCCCAGGGCTGCGCGCTCTGGATAATCTCGTTACCCTCGTCGTTGATGTTCACTGCCCACATTAGCAACCCATACGGCAGTGTCATCACAAGCACTCACCGGGATCAGCCGCGTTGACCCAGTCCAGAAGCTCTTCTCCGACCAGCccctctcctcgtccgtccTGGGGGAGGTACAACACCTCGGCAAGGTTGAAGATGTTGTATACGTGGTTGTATTTGATCTTGTCTTCCTCCTGGCCAGGTCAGCAGCAGAACGCATTATTGCGACTCACATCAAGATCATCAGCGCTGCGCACTTTGTTGACCTCCTCAAGATACATGTCCACCAGGCGGCGCATGTGAATCACCGTCTCGGCAGCTGGTGGGCCCAGCAGGCCATCCAGAGCCACGAGGTTGCCCTTGCTGTCCCAAGCCTGAGCCAGGCCATCACCAGGCCTCGGTAGTCTGATCGAGGAGGCCACAATGTGCTGGAGCGACATGAAGAGCGTGTGCGTCTCGGAATAGAGGCCGTGAACCGCCCCAGAGAACTTGTTCAGCGACGCAATGTACATTGTGCGGTCACTCGTCGAGAGTTTGGGGTCGGTGAGCGCTGCCGGTGTGTCGTTGCCAGACGGCTAGTGATGATCAGCGGAGTTTCAAGCGACCGTCGCCATGCTTACACGCTTAGCGACCCAAGCAGCAATCTCGCCGTTGACAGGGCtgacagcggcgaggagcgtCCTCCCGCTGGCCTTCCACTTGGCCTTGTCCTTCCTCGTGAAGGCGTGGGGCTCGAGGTagacctcgtcgacgtcggcgtcggcatcgtcgtcatcgccaccGTTGGCATCAACAATCATGTcgatcgaggacgccgaggtggcggtcGTTGTTGACCCAAAGGCGCCGGCCGAGATGGAGTgggcgagcggggtggggtGCTTTGGAGCCGAGGGGttggagaaggagaagggcaACGAGTTGGATGAGGAGCCCGCTGCCGGGAAGCCAAAGGCCGACTTTCCTGTCGAGAAGGCCATCTTTGCGGAGTGCAGAGGATGATGCCTTGGGTAGGAAGGGGGATGAAGTAGAGTCGAGTGAAAGAAAGGGGCAGGACCTAGTTGTTCCAAGTGACGTCCGTCCGGCCGTCTCTGGGCACCAACAAAAGGCCAACTTGAAATCAACACAACGAGCACCAGCACCGTGCCACACGATTTTAATTCCGCTTTCACCGATCACTGTACGGTGAGTGACCCACCCTGgctggcggcagcagcagcagttgAATGACCACCTGACGCACCAGCAGACAACTTCCAGTTCGACGCACTTTGTTGTGCTCCTATAAAGTAGTCGACCACATCACATCTCACTTTCTCTTCCACAAACACCCCCTCGACTGGGCGAATCCGCTGCGAAATCACTCTAGCGGCGGTGCTGGAAAGCCTATCTCTGCGCAAACGGCGCGCCTCCCTCTACAAAGCCCGAAAGCGCGCCTAAAACTCGACATGTCAGACGTCTCCTCTGAAGGAGAGGGCGACGTTATCCACCCCtatggcgacgacgatcgcAACAGGGACTCGTCGGACGAatccgaggaggaggacccGGAGGAGCTCCGCCGCGTCCATGACGGATTCATCGTAGAcggagaagacgacgacgacgatgatgacgatgacaATGAGGACCCGGCAGAGAAGCGTCGGCGGAAGCGCaaggagaggaggaagaagaggaaaaggagggagcgcgagcgcgccaggcgGGAACAGGACGACCTTTCAGAGGACGACCTGGATCTCATCAACGAGAACACTGGCGGCGCCggtccttctcggccgctCAAGCGTCTTCGCCGAAGGAGTGGCTCCGACGATGACAACCTCCCCCGTCTCCAGGACATGTTCGACGACGAAGATCGTCGCAACGCAagtgatgacgaggacgatcTGGCCGACTTCatcgaggaagacgaggacgacgagacgactCGCAACGAGACGGAGGAGCAGAGAaggcagcgccggcgcgaggagaaggctcgtcgccgcgaagccgctcgcgctcgtcccgAGTTagccggcgtcgacaaggaGTGAGTACCTGACCGTGGGATAGTCTAACCTTGCAGCTCGTGGGATGAGATCTTTGACGTCTTTGGCGACGGCCACGACTACGACTGGGCGCTCGAGGGAGAAGAGGGCatggaggccgaggaggaggagaagaaggaccTCAGACTGGAGGACGTCTTCGACCCTGCAGAGATCAAGGCACGCCGTTTGCTCGACGAGGATCGCGCTATCGCCCAGGTGGACCGGCCAGAGCGTCACCAGCTCGTCAACTCGACACTGTCCGACA
This window encodes:
- the NUP85 gene encoding Nuclear pore complex protein Nup85, with the translated sequence MAFSTGKSAFGFPAAGSSSNSLPFSFSNPSAPKHPTPLAHSISAGAFGSTTTATSASSIDMIVDANGGDDDDADADVDEVYLEPHAFTRKDKAKWKASGRTLLAAVSPVNGEIAAWVAKRPSGNDTPAALTDPKLSTSDRTMYIASLNKFSGAVHGLYSETHTLFMSLQHIVASSIRLPRPGDGLAQAWDSKGNLVALDGLLGPPAAETVIHMRRLVDMYLEEVNKVRSADDLDEEDKIKYNHVYNIFNLAEVLYLPQDGRGEGLVGEELLDWVNAADPVNINDEGNEIIQSAQPWDEPLFWPFVIRCLLRGLFEPAATFLRTLSGHPHPPIAKLGTLLANNVQSLPRSTNTAAYPLDNQFTTAHKAWLARFRAEFTSFLGGRGRGHWLDSSATGYSSEWSSWEDDFRSVQELLEGKHERVLEESSDWREALGAWGVLVDVSLRRDDLPGLLKRILRELPVDSTLLEDSIQSALTQGDIVKALMGCHQLDVWLAAHLGDVFDKLGLVPDDEERFDTSLRDYFLLEYSDMIMESPSQSTLWRAIADYLSAAGDHGRNRLKEYIVHVSISLDNEAVLHANGNDMDLEDGDANPFEHFTELRDTCQSLKLDEQWRVISAIMADRLIRRGEYGLAASMSLSAEDGYTLSRIAEAILDAYVEHGSAEFLRLVDSLPPTMLHDAPLTLNELQQGDLTDYDGLQSKTTMVMFASRLTFLSEFRDYLLYLGQGAKDKAAAKLVNLLTSSIAPVEFWSVLLAESVDLLEDQEILFSSNDTFELMRVLDDVVSNSKSAPVEYLRQLWRHLERQPAESGSANGTKAANGVPAKAGDEISAGTVIARRKLDEVRLALARNLARALVDGFDNPF